A region from the Bacteroidota bacterium genome encodes:
- a CDS encoding tRNA-binding protein, which translates to MNISWEDFAKVDLRVGRVMRVEAFPEARKPAYKLWVDFGPEIGVKTSSAQITDLYGPEELLGRLVVGVVNLPPKQIGPFRSECLITGFPDESGRVVLCVPERAVPLGSRLF; encoded by the coding sequence ATGAACATATCCTGGGAGGACTTCGCGAAAGTTGATCTGCGCGTCGGGCGCGTGATGCGCGTTGAGGCCTTTCCCGAGGCGCGCAAACCCGCCTACAAACTCTGGGTCGATTTCGGCCCGGAGATCGGGGTCAAGACCTCCAGCGCGCAGATCACAGACCTCTACGGGCCTGAAGAGCTCCTAGGTCGACTCGTGGTGGGGGTCGTCAACCTGCCCCCGAAGCAGATCGGGCCTTTTCGCTCCGAATGCCTGATTACCGGTTTCCCGGACGAATCCGGACGCGTGGTGCTTTGCGTGCCCGAGCGGGCTGTTCCCCTAGGAAGCCGGCTGTTTTGA
- a CDS encoding glycosyltransferase, whose protein sequence is MGLSWVRISLIIPVRDEAAYVEPLLEALDRPWRRRWGLEVIAVDGQSRDGTPDRVRPHVELLLEQDGQEPPTIAAARNAGARRARGAILWFLNADVRLPQDRDGFLAAALKALQRHEAAVAPVEVWPEEAFWQDRLIMRFLDAYYRLANRMGLGTGRGECHFVRRDAFEAVGGYNAALAAGEDFDLLRRLRRRGPIAWLTGWAVYESPRRYRAWGYGRVLGWWLLNSLSILLRGRSFSRSWDPVR, encoded by the coding sequence ATGGGTTTGTCTTGGGTGCGAATAAGCCTCATCATCCCGGTACGAGACGAGGCGGCCTACGTGGAGCCGCTTCTGGAGGCCTTGGACCGCCCCTGGCGCCGTCGATGGGGCCTGGAGGTGATCGCGGTCGACGGCCAAAGTCGGGATGGGACGCCGGATCGGGTGCGTCCTCACGTGGAGCTGCTGCTTGAGCAGGACGGGCAGGAGCCGCCGACGATCGCCGCTGCCCGCAACGCGGGGGCGCGTCGAGCGCGTGGTGCGATCTTGTGGTTTCTCAACGCAGATGTGCGCCTCCCACAGGACCGAGACGGTTTTCTTGCGGCCGCCTTGAAGGCCTTGCAGCGGCATGAGGCCGCCGTCGCTCCGGTTGAGGTGTGGCCGGAGGAGGCCTTTTGGCAAGATCGCCTGATCATGCGGTTTCTTGATGCGTACTATCGCCTGGCCAACCGCATGGGGTTGGGCACGGGCCGCGGGGAGTGCCACTTTGTGCGGCGAGATGCCTTCGAAGCCGTAGGCGGTTACAACGCCGCCTTGGCGGCGGGCGAGGACTTCGATTTGCTGCGCCGATTGCGACGCCGCGGCCCCATCGCCTGGCTCACGGGATGGGCCGTCTACGAATCCCCCCGCCGCTACCGGGCTTGGGGTTACGGCCGGGTGCTGGGTTGGTGGCTATTGAACTCCCTCTCCATCCTCCTGCGGGGGCGCTCCTTCTCCCGGAGCTGGGATCCGGTGCGGTAG
- a CDS encoding S41 family peptidase → MRRSWFWVSLSGALIFGVLLGARIAPVISGDNTFEQLRKFEAAFSLIKRNYVEDIDSARLIEGAINGMLEQLDPHSVYIDAARMRSVRESFEGSFEGIGVEFNLLPGPGGRDTIIVMSVIPGGPSDKVGVLAGDRIVAINDSSAIGYKQEDVIRTLRGPKGTKVKITVRRPGLSRLLEFTIERDRIPLFTLDAAYMLDPQTGYIRINRFARTTHQEFVEALRELKAQGMQRLVLDLRDNAGGYLDQAVEIADELLPAGRKIVYTRGRLRQFEQEFLSRGGGLYESGPLIVLVNENSASASEIVAGAIQDWDRGLIVGRRTFGKGLVQQQYELPDGSAIRVTISRYYTPSGRLIQRSYQNGRQAYYEEIYHRGNALLDVKSFAEHVPDSLKFKTAKGRLVYGGGGILPDYVVPQDTARLLVQADLRNSLSYEAARRIVDESGPELRRQFERDLRAFVERYQVTERELRIYRRIAAEKGVQIGGSSADSGPDSSRTRFSEAEFQAALPIISTRIKAFIARQLWGVRAWYPVIRPLDRDLAEAMRLWDQARALASN, encoded by the coding sequence ATGCGGCGATCTTGGTTTTGGGTGTCCCTGTCCGGAGCCCTCATCTTCGGGGTGCTGCTGGGCGCTCGAATCGCGCCCGTCATATCCGGCGACAACACTTTCGAGCAGCTGCGCAAATTCGAAGCCGCCTTCAGTCTGATTAAGCGCAACTATGTAGAGGATATCGACTCGGCCCGGCTTATCGAGGGGGCCATCAACGGGATGTTGGAGCAGCTAGATCCCCATTCCGTGTACATCGACGCAGCCCGCATGCGCTCGGTGCGCGAAAGTTTTGAGGGCAGCTTCGAGGGTATTGGGGTGGAGTTCAACCTCCTGCCCGGGCCCGGAGGCCGGGATACGATCATCGTAATGTCCGTCATACCCGGAGGGCCCAGCGACAAGGTCGGGGTGCTGGCCGGAGACCGCATCGTGGCGATCAATGACTCAAGCGCGATCGGCTATAAACAAGAGGACGTCATCCGCACCTTGCGCGGGCCCAAGGGCACGAAGGTCAAGATCACCGTACGTCGTCCGGGTCTGAGCAGGCTGCTGGAGTTCACGATTGAACGGGATCGGATTCCCTTGTTCACCTTAGATGCGGCCTACATGCTGGATCCCCAGACCGGCTACATCCGCATCAACCGCTTCGCTCGCACTACGCATCAGGAGTTTGTGGAGGCGCTTCGGGAGCTTAAGGCGCAGGGCATGCAGCGGCTTGTGCTTGATCTGCGCGACAATGCCGGCGGGTACCTGGATCAAGCCGTGGAGATCGCCGATGAATTGCTGCCCGCAGGCCGCAAGATCGTCTATACCCGCGGCCGGCTGCGGCAGTTCGAGCAGGAATTCCTCTCTCGGGGCGGTGGCCTCTACGAGTCCGGTCCTCTGATCGTGCTCGTAAATGAAAACTCCGCCTCCGCCTCGGAGATTGTAGCAGGTGCCATACAGGACTGGGATCGAGGCCTGATCGTAGGCCGTCGTACCTTTGGCAAGGGGCTTGTGCAGCAACAATACGAGCTGCCCGACGGTTCGGCGATTCGGGTGACCATCTCGCGCTATTATACCCCCTCCGGGCGCCTCATCCAGCGCTCCTACCAAAACGGCAGGCAAGCCTATTACGAGGAGATCTATCATCGCGGTAACGCGCTGCTCGACGTAAAATCCTTCGCGGAGCACGTGCCGGATTCGTTGAAGTTCAAGACCGCCAAGGGTCGTCTTGTTTACGGCGGTGGTGGGATCCTGCCCGATTATGTGGTGCCCCAAGACACGGCCCGGCTCTTGGTCCAGGCCGATCTCCGCAACAGTCTATCCTATGAGGCCGCGCGCCGGATCGTAGATGAATCGGGTCCTGAGTTGCGCCGACAGTTTGAGCGCGATTTGCGCGCCTTTGTCGAGCGTTACCAAGTGACCGAGCGGGAGCTCCGCATCTACCGACGGATCGCAGCCGAGAAGGGCGTACAGATCGGGGGCTCCTCGGCCGATTCTGGTCCGGATAGCAGCCGGACGCGCTTCTCCGAGGCCGAATTTCAGGCCGCCCTTCCGATAATCAGCACCCGGATCAAGGCCTTCATCGCCCGCCAACTTTGGGGCGTAAGAGCCTGGTATCCGGTGATTCGGCCTCTGGATCGGGATCTGGCCGAGGCGATGCGGCTCTGGGATCAAGCCCGAGCCCTGGCCAGCAACTAG
- a CDS encoding MotA/TolQ/ExbB proton channel family protein translates to MNLTPLLVLLQGTAQESTMNMLVRYFNEGGDFMWPILVCLVLGLAIFLERLISLNLADINTRKFILKVKDALEQGGVDAALEVCAKTRGPVASIFQAGLLRSNEGIEAVEKAVISYGAIEMSFLERGLVWISLFISIAPMLGFLGTVIGMVQAFDAIERAGDISPSLVAGGIKVALLTTVFGLISAIILQFAYNYCTSKIDRIVLDMDEASIELIDTLVLMQQGKGVKEAKA, encoded by the coding sequence ATGAACCTCACGCCGCTGTTGGTCCTGCTGCAGGGGACCGCCCAGGAAAGCACCATGAACATGCTGGTCCGGTACTTCAACGAAGGAGGGGATTTTATGTGGCCCATCCTCGTCTGCTTGGTACTGGGCCTGGCGATCTTTCTAGAACGCCTCATCAGCTTGAACCTAGCCGACATCAACACGCGCAAGTTCATTCTCAAAGTCAAGGACGCGCTCGAGCAGGGTGGGGTGGATGCCGCCTTGGAGGTCTGCGCCAAAACCCGAGGCCCGGTGGCGAGCATCTTTCAGGCTGGTCTGCTGCGCAGCAACGAGGGCATCGAGGCCGTGGAAAAGGCCGTCATCTCCTACGGCGCCATTGAGATGAGCTTTTTGGAGCGGGGTCTAGTCTGGATCAGCCTCTTTATCTCGATCGCCCCGATGCTCGGTTTCCTGGGCACCGTGATCGGCATGGTGCAGGCTTTTGACGCCATCGAACGCGCCGGAGACATCTCCCCCTCCCTGGTGGCGGGCGGCATTAAGGTTGCGCTTCTGACCACGGTCTTCGGCTTGATCTCGGCCATCATTCTGCAGTTCGCCTACAACTACTGCACCTCCAAAATCGATCGGATCGTCCTGGACATGGACGAGGCCTCTATTGAGCTCATCGACACGCTCGTGCTCATGCAGCAGGGCAAGGGCGTAAAAGAGGCCAAGGCCTAA
- a CDS encoding biopolymer transporter ExbD → MPLGERRKRTEPEIPSASLADIAFLLLIFFLVATTIDIDSGIGMVLPPKLEENQQPPPIKERNMLKILINDQGQILVEDRPIVSLRQIRDEVKKHIMNNGQDPNYAESPEKAIVSVKTARNTPYRVYIDVLDEVKLAYREVRDMVARQRFGMDYLTYRNRFAKDDPEKDEIRKLIPQKISLAEPDPGTGGGQ, encoded by the coding sequence ATGCCGCTAGGAGAACGCCGCAAGCGAACCGAGCCCGAGATTCCCTCGGCCTCGCTAGCGGATATCGCTTTTTTGTTGCTAATCTTTTTCCTTGTGGCCACTACGATCGATATCGACTCAGGTATCGGCATGGTGCTGCCCCCCAAGCTGGAGGAGAACCAGCAGCCGCCACCCATCAAAGAGCGCAATATGCTCAAGATCCTCATCAACGACCAGGGTCAGATCCTGGTTGAGGATCGGCCGATTGTATCGCTTCGGCAGATCCGGGATGAGGTCAAAAAGCACATCATGAACAACGGCCAAGACCCCAACTACGCCGAATCCCCCGAGAAAGCGATCGTCTCGGTCAAAACGGCCCGCAACACCCCGTATCGGGTCTATATCGATGTGCTCGATGAGGTGAAGCTGGCTTACCGTGAGGTGCGCGACATGGTCGCTCGCCAGCGTTTCGGGATGGATTATTTGACATATCGCAACCGTTTTGCCAAAGACGATCCGGAGAAGGATGAAATCCGCAAACTGATCCCACAGAAGATCTCTTTAGCCGAACCAGACCCCGGGACCGGGGGAGGGCAATAG
- a CDS encoding biopolymer transporter ExbD, producing the protein MATFKRKAQLKQAIPTASLPDIVFLLLIFFMVSTKLREVNLLVSLIMPQAEEIEKIEQKRLISYIWIGKEKGTGQYRVQIDDALVEIPEIRHIMYKKLLEEPRLIVSLRVDRDAPMGLVTDVQQELREAGTLRINYSTKRQAAT; encoded by the coding sequence ATGGCAACATTCAAGCGCAAAGCCCAGCTCAAACAGGCCATCCCCACGGCTTCGCTGCCGGACATCGTTTTTCTGCTGCTCATCTTCTTCATGGTCTCCACCAAACTGCGCGAGGTCAATCTGCTTGTAAGCTTGATCATGCCCCAGGCCGAGGAGATCGAGAAGATCGAGCAAAAGCGCCTTATTTCCTACATTTGGATCGGCAAGGAAAAGGGCACCGGACAGTATCGCGTACAGATCGACGACGCGCTGGTGGAGATCCCGGAGATCCGGCATATCATGTACAAGAAGTTGCTTGAGGAACCCCGCCTGATCGTCTCGTTGCGCGTGGACCGCGACGCGCCCATGGGGCTTGTAACGGACGTGCAGCAAGAGCTGCGCGAGGCGGGCACGCTGCGAATCAACTACTCCACCAAGCGTCAGGCGGCCACGTAA
- a CDS encoding aminotransferase class V-fold PLP-dependent enzyme, with protein MSHLELLPILQEALRELMRRWTEGLPPEAEHASLVPTEPASELLRELALRLADSYPFGHPHYAAQMLKPPHPIAWAAYALAMVVNPNNHALDGGPATTYLEREAVAQLARLVDWPEFLGHLTGGGTVANLEALFIARELHPERAVAVGDNAHYTHRRMAHLLGLPVAAIPMGADGTMALEALEAALRTGRIGTVVATLGTTGMGALDPIHEILRLARRYGARVHVDGAYGGYFALLARRNPPEVDPEPFRALVEVDSFVVDPHKHGLQPYGCGAVLFRDPSVGRFYRHDSPYTYFTSRELHLGEVSLECSRAGAAAAALWTTLRAFPLEPDRGMGPVLAACRRAAQAFYEKLERSERLRPVLRPQLDIVLFGLRRKGSASELSAAHEALFQNASHRRPPVYVGLYRAPSLWLRMHWPDLEPDAPETLVLRAVLMRPEQEQWIGSLLRALEAAAPEL; from the coding sequence ATGTCGCATCTCGAGCTTTTGCCCATCCTACAGGAAGCTCTGCGGGAGCTCATGCGACGGTGGACGGAGGGGCTGCCCCCTGAGGCGGAGCATGCTAGCCTGGTGCCGACTGAGCCAGCCTCAGAGCTTTTACGGGAGCTCGCCTTGCGCTTGGCCGATTCTTATCCCTTTGGGCATCCGCATTATGCTGCGCAGATGCTCAAACCTCCCCACCCCATCGCGTGGGCGGCCTACGCGCTGGCGATGGTCGTTAACCCCAACAATCACGCCCTGGATGGAGGACCGGCCACCACGTATCTGGAGCGGGAGGCGGTTGCGCAGCTGGCCCGTCTAGTGGATTGGCCCGAGTTTCTGGGCCATCTTACCGGAGGGGGCACGGTGGCGAACTTGGAGGCGCTCTTCATCGCCCGGGAGCTCCATCCGGAGCGCGCCGTGGCCGTCGGGGATAACGCCCACTACACGCATCGCCGCATGGCCCACCTGTTGGGCCTGCCGGTTGCGGCGATCCCCATGGGGGCTGACGGGACGATGGCTCTGGAGGCCCTAGAGGCGGCGCTCCGAACCGGGCGGATCGGAACCGTCGTCGCCACGCTGGGCACGACCGGCATGGGGGCTTTGGATCCCATCCATGAGATCTTGAGGCTCGCCCGCCGCTATGGGGCTCGGGTGCATGTCGACGGCGCCTACGGGGGCTACTTTGCGCTGCTGGCCCGCCGGAACCCGCCCGAGGTGGATCCAGAGCCCTTTCGGGCCCTTGTGGAAGTGGACTCCTTTGTCGTGGACCCTCACAAGCACGGCCTTCAGCCCTACGGATGCGGGGCCGTCCTGTTTCGCGATCCCAGCGTGGGCCGGTTTTATCGGCACGACTCCCCATATACGTACTTCACCTCTCGGGAGCTGCACCTAGGAGAGGTGAGCCTGGAGTGCTCCCGAGCCGGGGCCGCGGCCGCCGCCCTGTGGACCACGCTGCGGGCTTTTCCGCTGGAGCCCGATCGCGGCATGGGGCCTGTTTTGGCCGCTTGCCGTCGAGCTGCGCAAGCTTTTTACGAGAAGCTGGAACGCTCCGAGCGGCTGCGCCCTGTGCTTCGCCCCCAGTTGGATATCGTGCTATTCGGGCTGCGCCGAAAGGGAAGCGCCTCGGAGCTCAGCGCGGCTCATGAAGCTCTTTTTCAGAACGCCAGCCATAGGCGCCCTCCCGTCTATGTCGGATTGTACCGAGCGCCCAGCTTATGGCTGCGGATGCACTGGCCCGATTTAGAGCCCGATGCTCCGGAGACCCTCGTGCTGCGCGCCGTGCTCATGCGACCGGAGCAGGAGCAATGGATCGGCTCGCTGCTAAGGGCCCTGGAGGCCGCCGCGCCCGAGCTTTAG
- a CDS encoding peptidylprolyl isomerase, protein MAHVAQLGDRVRVHYTGTLQDGSIFDSSLGGPPLEFLLGAQEVIPGFERAVLGMAVGERKRVTIPAEEGYGPYDEDLIYHVPRSQVPPDLQVYPGQQLQLQAQTQSFLVTVLEVTDQYVVLDANHPLAGQELTFEIELLAIEGP, encoded by the coding sequence ATGGCCCATGTTGCGCAGCTTGGAGACCGCGTGAGGGTCCACTATACGGGCACCCTACAAGACGGATCTATATTCGACTCCTCCCTGGGCGGCCCTCCCCTGGAGTTTCTACTCGGCGCTCAGGAGGTGATCCCCGGATTTGAACGAGCTGTTTTGGGAATGGCAGTGGGGGAGCGAAAACGGGTCACCATACCCGCTGAAGAGGGCTACGGGCCGTATGACGAGGATCTGATCTATCACGTGCCCCGCTCCCAGGTACCCCCGGATCTGCAGGTATACCCGGGGCAACAGCTCCAACTGCAAGCCCAGACGCAGAGCTTCCTTGTAACGGTGCTGGAGGTTACGGATCAGTACGTAGTGCTGGACGCTAACCATCCCCTGGCGGGACAAGAACTGACCTTCGAGATCGAGCTTCTGGCCATTGAGGGACCCTAA
- a CDS encoding LysM peptidoglycan-binding domain-containing protein — protein MQRQRLRGGLFFVLLLTTTAAGQRPLFLPLNTVAPPRSDTVRTPTPVWSDAEIQLRLAHLYRLYANVLTYRASGNVEQAELFLEQAMEALRQLAKAPGIEQDRRFGEVYRAIVAEYEDYYGPDSLLEQRGDIYALRDALFEAVENNLPADWIETLRIPEEGIWRRSQVPLEINWQVKQHIAYLLRTASRHLEHWLVRMQTYFPMIERIFAEEGVPDELKYLALIESGLNVHARSRAGAVGMWQFIRSTGFLYGLQVDHWVDERRDPEKATRAAARHLRDLYATFGDWHLAIAAYNSGVGNVQRAIQRGGVRNFWAIQPFLPRETRNYVPAYIAAAILCSQPEAFGLRASERGPAFQYDWVQVEAPLPLTILAECAGTDLETLRWLNPELLRGRVPPGRLNYALRIPSGRASAFQQAYAQLPESLKQAMLVHVVQRGETIGRLARQYGVTIRAIREANGLEQTSRLSPGQRLLIPASSSESPFRLASWEVSPATTASAPESAPESQVRHHTVRRGETLSAIARRYGVSIAQLRQWNGLASNRLRVGQRLLIAPPEERSPSASRSSGQLVRYRVQRGDTLLEIARRYGVSVEQLKEWNRLRGNQIRAGQLLRIYRS, from the coding sequence ATGCAACGTCAAAGGCTTCGGGGAGGTCTGTTTTTTGTGCTGCTTCTTACCACCACCGCCGCTGGGCAACGGCCGCTTTTCTTGCCCCTGAACACCGTCGCGCCCCCGCGGTCGGATACGGTGCGTACGCCCACGCCGGTCTGGAGTGATGCCGAAATCCAACTACGACTGGCTCACTTGTATCGGCTCTATGCCAACGTGCTTACCTATCGGGCCTCTGGCAACGTGGAGCAGGCGGAGCTGTTTCTGGAGCAAGCCATGGAGGCCCTGCGGCAGCTGGCCAAAGCTCCGGGCATCGAGCAGGACCGGCGCTTTGGCGAGGTGTACCGGGCGATCGTGGCGGAGTATGAGGACTACTACGGGCCGGATTCGCTGCTGGAACAGCGAGGGGATATCTACGCGCTCCGAGATGCGCTCTTTGAGGCGGTAGAAAACAACCTGCCCGCGGATTGGATCGAGACGTTGCGCATTCCAGAGGAGGGCATCTGGCGACGCTCCCAGGTACCCCTGGAAATCAACTGGCAGGTAAAACAACACATCGCCTACCTGCTGCGTACCGCTAGCCGGCATCTAGAGCACTGGCTGGTGCGTATGCAGACGTACTTTCCTATGATCGAACGTATCTTCGCCGAAGAAGGGGTGCCGGATGAGCTCAAGTACTTGGCCTTGATAGAGAGCGGGCTAAACGTACATGCCCGTTCCCGGGCTGGGGCCGTAGGGATGTGGCAGTTTATCCGCAGCACCGGTTTTCTATATGGGCTGCAAGTGGATCACTGGGTTGATGAGCGTCGAGACCCCGAAAAAGCCACGCGAGCGGCCGCTCGACATCTCAGGGATCTATACGCCACGTTTGGGGATTGGCATCTGGCGATCGCGGCCTACAACTCCGGCGTGGGCAACGTACAACGGGCTATCCAGCGCGGCGGGGTGCGCAACTTCTGGGCCATTCAGCCTTTTCTGCCCCGGGAGACGCGCAACTACGTGCCCGCCTACATTGCGGCAGCTATACTATGCTCCCAGCCCGAAGCCTTCGGATTACGGGCCTCGGAGCGAGGGCCAGCCTTTCAATATGACTGGGTCCAGGTGGAAGCCCCCCTTCCGCTTACTATCCTAGCAGAATGCGCGGGAACAGACCTAGAGACCCTTCGCTGGCTCAATCCCGAGCTGTTGCGCGGTCGCGTTCCCCCAGGTCGCCTCAATTACGCGCTTCGCATCCCCAGTGGTCGGGCCTCAGCCTTTCAACAGGCCTACGCGCAGCTACCGGAATCGCTTAAGCAGGCTATGCTTGTACACGTGGTGCAGCGCGGAGAAACCATCGGCCGACTGGCCCGGCAATACGGGGTCACGATTCGGGCCATTCGAGAGGCCAATGGATTGGAGCAGACAAGCCGGCTCAGCCCCGGACAGCGGCTGCTGATCCCGGCTAGCTCCTCAGAGTCCCCGTTTCGATTGGCTTCCTGGGAGGTTAGCCCTGCCACAACAGCGTCCGCCCCAGAGTCCGCCCCAGAATCCCAGGTTCGCCACCACACGGTCCGGCGCGGAGAGACCCTCTCGGCAATCGCTCGGCGTTACGGGGTCTCCATAGCCCAGCTGCGTCAATGGAATGGGCTTGCCTCCAACAGGCTGCGCGTGGGTCAACGCCTTCTGATCGCCCCCCCCGAGGAGCGTTCGCCCTCGGCTAGCCGGAGCTCCGGTCAGCTGGTTCGCTATCGCGTCCAAAGAGGCGACACGCTGCTGGAGATCGCCCGCCGCTACGGGGTCTCGGTCGAGCAGCTCAAAGAGTGGAACAGGTTGCGTGGCAACCAGATCCGCGCCGGCCAGCTGCTGCGCATCTACCGCAGCTAA
- a CDS encoding tetratricopeptide repeat protein encodes MIHRTWRGLAALMLGGLVLLGFGGCSGDPNVEGAKLNLRQQDYAKALENLDKALQKNPQNAEAWRLKAQTLVELARREQDFNKHFELATQAKEALDKAKELILQDPKAAGLKQEVDNLYKIAWAYEFNRAAQAFQRGSADNREPFIEAAQGFELAAMWQPDSTVNYINAAYAYINAQRPEKAIAPLERALQKGEKDPQLLMLLAELYVTGGRVEDAIQFLKAQRERNPDNADLLTALLNVYIRADRVHEAVDLFADAVRRNPQNAVYRYNYGTLLLQMDRYEDAIRELSEALRLDPNYENAYYNLGAAYQNQAAELFRQAEDLESEARNKLREELAKPRLTERQRRAAEQAFDEQAKKAEALRQQADELLRKALPYLERAHRFKPEDEGICLALFRAYARLNMLDKAKEMAKCAKVDIENLEGGRNN; translated from the coding sequence GTGATACACCGCACATGGAGAGGCCTCGCGGCCCTGATGCTGGGGGGTCTCGTGCTTCTCGGATTCGGGGGCTGCTCCGGTGATCCCAACGTCGAAGGGGCCAAACTCAACCTGCGCCAACAGGATTATGCTAAGGCCCTTGAAAACCTAGACAAGGCGCTCCAGAAAAACCCCCAAAACGCAGAGGCCTGGAGGCTTAAAGCGCAGACGCTAGTGGAATTGGCTCGGCGTGAGCAAGACTTCAACAAGCACTTCGAGCTCGCCACTCAGGCAAAGGAGGCGCTAGATAAAGCCAAGGAATTGATCCTTCAGGATCCCAAAGCCGCAGGGCTAAAACAGGAGGTCGATAACCTCTACAAGATCGCCTGGGCCTACGAATTCAACCGGGCCGCGCAGGCCTTTCAGCGGGGCTCGGCAGACAACCGAGAACCCTTCATAGAGGCCGCGCAGGGCTTCGAGCTGGCCGCTATGTGGCAGCCAGACAGCACCGTCAACTACATCAACGCCGCCTATGCCTACATCAACGCGCAGCGGCCGGAGAAGGCCATCGCCCCGCTGGAGAGGGCCCTCCAGAAGGGGGAGAAAGATCCCCAACTGCTCATGCTATTGGCTGAGCTGTATGTGACGGGGGGTCGTGTGGAGGATGCGATTCAGTTCTTAAAAGCCCAGCGGGAGCGTAATCCGGATAATGCGGATCTGCTCACGGCCCTGCTAAACGTTTACATCCGCGCCGATCGGGTGCACGAGGCCGTGGATCTCTTCGCCGACGCGGTGCGGCGTAATCCGCAAAACGCGGTCTACCGCTACAACTACGGCACACTCCTGCTGCAAATGGACCGTTACGAAGACGCCATCCGCGAGCTATCTGAGGCCTTGCGCCTGGACCCGAACTACGAAAACGCTTACTATAACCTAGGGGCGGCTTACCAAAACCAGGCTGCGGAGCTCTTCCGGCAGGCCGAAGATCTGGAATCCGAGGCCCGAAACAAGCTGCGTGAGGAGCTGGCGAAACCGCGCCTGACGGAGCGACAGCGCCGAGCTGCCGAGCAGGCCTTTGATGAGCAGGCCAAAAAGGCCGAGGCGCTTCGGCAACAGGCGGATGAGCTGCTACGCAAGGCGCTGCCCTACCTGGAGCGGGCCCATCGATTCAAGCCCGAAGATGAGGGCATCTGTTTAGCCTTATTCCGCGCCTACGCGCGGCTCAACATGCTTGACAAGGCTAAGGAGATGGCCAAGTGCGCCAAAGTGGACATCGAAAATCTGGAGGGGGGGCGCAATAATTAG
- a CDS encoding cystathionine gamma-synthase, whose protein sequence is MQFATKAVHAGQRPDPTTGAIMTPIYQTSTYVQEAPGVHKGYAYARVSNPTRTALEENLAALEEARFAAAFASGCAAIDAILRQLNPGDHVIATDDLYGGTYRLFRTVYERFGITFGFVDMTDPAALEAAWRPNTRLIWVETPTNPLLKLIDIAAIAQIARARGAVVVVDNTFATPYLQNPLTLGADLVVHSATKYLGGHSDVIGGAVMTNDERWIEGLRFQQKTTGAVPGPMDCFLVLRGVKTLHVRMERHCQNAQLIAEFLAHHPKVASVRYPGLSSHPQHELARRQMRGFGGMVSFTLRDDSLEAAIRVLSSTKLFALAESLGGVESLIGHPATMTHAAIPRQERIRAGLTDSLIRLSVGIEDAEDLIRDLDEALSRA, encoded by the coding sequence ATGCAATTCGCCACCAAGGCCGTGCACGCAGGGCAGCGTCCAGATCCCACGACGGGCGCCATCATGACCCCAATCTATCAGACTTCAACCTACGTCCAAGAGGCCCCCGGTGTGCACAAGGGCTATGCATATGCGCGCGTAAGCAATCCCACGCGCACCGCACTGGAGGAAAACCTGGCCGCTTTGGAAGAGGCGCGTTTTGCGGCCGCCTTCGCCTCCGGCTGCGCCGCCATCGATGCCATCTTAAGGCAGCTCAATCCGGGCGATCACGTCATCGCCACCGATGACCTGTATGGGGGCACCTACCGGCTGTTTCGCACCGTTTACGAGCGCTTCGGTATCACGTTCGGCTTCGTGGACATGACCGACCCTGCGGCCTTAGAGGCCGCCTGGAGGCCCAATACGCGCCTAATCTGGGTGGAGACCCCTACAAATCCGCTTTTAAAACTCATCGATATCGCGGCCATCGCCCAGATCGCTCGCGCCCGTGGGGCTGTTGTCGTCGTGGACAACACCTTCGCCACCCCCTACTTGCAGAATCCCCTGACGTTAGGGGCCGATCTTGTGGTGCATTCTGCTACGAAATACCTCGGGGGGCACTCCGACGTCATCGGAGGGGCCGTTATGACAAATGACGAGCGCTGGATCGAAGGCCTGCGCTTTCAGCAGAAGACCACGGGCGCCGTGCCTGGACCTATGGACTGTTTTCTTGTGCTGCGCGGCGTGAAGACGCTGCATGTGCGCATGGAGCGGCATTGCCAAAACGCGCAGCTTATCGCGGAATTCTTGGCCCATCACCCCAAAGTGGCCTCGGTGCGGTATCCGGGCCTGAGCTCCCATCCGCAACACGAGCTGGCGCGGCGTCAGATGCGCGGCTTTGGCGGTATGGTCTCTTTTACGCTCAGGGACGATAGCCTAGAGGCCGCCATCCGGGTGCTTTCGAGCACAAAGCTCTTCGCGTTGGCCGAAAGCCTAGGTGGGGTGGAATCGCTCATCGGACATCCGGCTACTATGACGCATGCCGCGATTCCGCGCCAAGAGCGGATCCGGGCCGGGCTCACGGATTCCCTGATCCGGCTTTCGGTGGGCATCGAGGACGCAGAGGACCTCATCCGAGACCTGGATGAAGCCCTAAGCCGGGCCTAG